From Entelurus aequoreus isolate RoL-2023_Sb linkage group LG22, RoL_Eaeq_v1.1, whole genome shotgun sequence, one genomic window encodes:
- the LOC133639728 gene encoding cilia- and flagella-associated protein 251-like isoform X4: protein MDAIFKKHQVRRPAAPHIKEEEEDPQPTHIKEEEEEECVVWQEEDDVSKFPLTVVSVKTEEHEDKAPESSQLHHSPNVQQPPHMKEEEEDPQPPHMKEEEEGGCPVGQEEDDVSKFPLTVVSVKTEEHEDKAPESSQLHHSPNVCKEQLLPEKQESSFRMLEDPPKRKTRHHGPSGVFFSSLTQTLPCKKEEEDSLTPHIKEEEEEHSISQEGDHIEGLVEFPVTGVPVKSEDDEVKDCSAHFLLRTRKC, encoded by the exons acgtccagcagccccccacattaaagaggaagaggaggatccacagcccacccacattaaagaggaagaggaggaagagtgTGTTGTatggcaggaggaggatgatgtcagcaagtttccactgactgttgtctctgtgaagactgaagagcatgaagacaaagcacctgagtcctcacagcttcatcacagtccaa acgtccagcagcccccccacatgaaagaggaagaggaggatccacagcccccccacatgaaagaggaagaggagggagggtgtcctgtagggcaggaggaggatgatgtcagcaagtttccactgactgttgtctctgtgaagactgaagagcatgaagacaaagcacctgagtcctcacagcttcatcacagtccaa atgtCTGTAAAGAACAACTTCTGCCTGAAAAACAGGAGAGTAGCTTCAGGATGTTGGAGGATCCACCAAAGAGGAAGACCAGGCACCACGGACCCTCTGGTgtattcttttcctctttgacacagacccttccctgtaaaaaagaagaggaagactcactgaccccccacattaaagaggaagaggaggaacacagcatcagtcaggagggagatcatattgaaggactggtggagttcccagtgactggtgtccctgtgaagagtgaagatgatgaggtcaaag attgctccgcccacttcctcttgagaaccaggaagtgttga
- the LOC133639728 gene encoding oocyte zinc finger protein XlCOF6-like isoform X2, whose amino-acid sequence MDAIFKKHQVRRPAAPHIKEEEEDPQPTHIKEEEEEECVVWQEEDDVSKFPLTVVSVKTEEHEDKAPESSQLHHSPNVQQPPHMKEEEEDPQPPHMKEEEEGGCPVGQEEDDVSKFPLTVVSVKTEEHEDKAPESSQLHHSPNVCKEQLLPEKQESSFRMLEDPPKRKTRHHGPSGVFFSSLTQTLPCKKEEEDSLTPHIKEEEEEHSISQEGDHIEGLVEFPVTGVPVKSEDDEVKGEREEKREAEPPSSSSTQHMTTEGDGDHCGGSQADKMLAPLSDSEDTTSHSPDTDDEHSKDDKTCHTDNTHFTCSHCHKTFKYHSDLKTNTRRHTGEKTFICSICSKGFVESHKLKVHRKTHTGEKPFSCSICGKGFTQSQNLKKHTRTHTGETPFSCSICGKGFTQSQYLKIHMRAHTGEKPFSCSNCGKGFTQSQYLKVHMRRHTGEKPFSCSTCGKGFTHSQYLKVHKRAHAGEKPFSCSTCGKGFTQSQGLKRHMRTHTGEKPFSCSTCGKGFTQSQDVKVHMRTHTGEQPFSCSTCGKGFTQSQVLKLHMRTHTGEKPFSCSICGKGFTRSQYLKVHMKTHTGEKPFTCSICGKSFTRSQHLKVHMKTHTGEKPFTCSICGKSFTQSQNLKVHMRAHTGETPFSCSICGKGFTQSQDLKVHMRTHTGEKPFSCSNCGKGFTLRQSLKTHMRTHAGKTTFSCSTCGKGFKQSQDLKVHMRTHTGEKPFSCSTCGKGFTQSQHLKVHMRTHTGVKPFSCSTCGKGFTQSQHMKAHVRTHTGVKPFSCSTCGKGFTQRQHMKAHMRAHTGEKVLSCSVCGERFSYKYQCKKHKCAGENSSSK is encoded by the exons acgtccagcagccccccacattaaagaggaagaggaggatccacagcccacccacattaaagaggaagaggaggaagagtgTGTTGTatggcaggaggaggatgatgtcagcaagtttccactgactgttgtctctgtgaagactgaagagcatgaagacaaagcacctgagtcctcacagcttcatcacagtccaa acgtccagcagcccccccacatgaaagaggaagaggaggatccacagcccccccacatgaaagaggaagaggagggagggtgtcctgtagggcaggaggaggatgatgtcagcaagtttccactgactgttgtctctgtgaagactgaagagcatgaagacaaagcacctgagtcctcacagcttcatcacagtccaa atgtCTGTAAAGAACAACTTCTGCCTGAAAAACAGGAGAGTAGCTTCAGGATGTTGGAGGATCCACCAAAGAGGAAGACCAGGCACCACGGACCCTCTGGTgtattcttttcctctttgacacagacccttccctgtaaaaaagaagaggaagactcactgaccccccacattaaagaggaagaggaggaacacagcatcagtcaggagggagatcatattgaaggactggtggagttcccagtgactggtgtccctgtgaagagtgaagatgatgaggtcaaaggtgagcgtgaggagaagagagaggcggagcctccaagcagcagctcaacacaacacatgacaacagaaggtgatggagaccactgtggaggatcacaagcagacaagatgttagctccactatcagatagtgaggacacaacgtcacactctcctgacactgatgatgaacactctaaagatgataagacatgtcacactgacaacactcacttcacatgttctcactgtcacaaaacttttaaataccatagTGATCTGAAAACAAACACAAGaagacacactggtgaaaaaacttttatctgttcaatctgtagtaaaggttttgtagaaagtcaCAAATTGAAAGTACACAGgaaaacacacactggtgaaaaacctttttcttgttcaatctgcggtaaaggttttacacagagtcaaaatttgaaaaaacacacgagaacacacactggtgaaacacctttttcttgttcaatctgtggtaaaggttttacacaaagtcaatatttgaaaatacacatgagagcacacactggtgaaaaacccttttcctgttcaaactgtggtaaaggttttacacaaagtcaatatttgaaagtacacatgagaagacacactggagaaaaacctttttcctgttcaacctgtggtaaaggttttacacatagTCAATATTTGAAAGTGCACAAGAGAGCGCAtgctggtgaaaaacctttttcctgttcaacctgtggtaaaggttttacacaaagtcaaggtttgaaaagacacatgagaacacacactggtgaaaaacccttttcctgttcaacctgtggtaaaggttttacacaaagtcaagatgtgaaagtacacatgagaacacacactggtgaacaacctttttcctgttcaacctgtggtaaaggttttacacaaagtcaagttttgaaattacacatgagaacacacactggtgaaaaacctttttcctgttcaatctgtggtaaaggttttacacgaagtcaatatttgaaagtacacatgaaaacacacactggtgaaaaaccttttacttgttcaatctgtggtaaaagttttacacgaagtcaacatttgaaagtacacatgaaaacacacactggtgaaaaaccttttacttgttcaatctgtggtaaaagttttacacaaagtcaaaatttgaaagtacacatgagagcacacactggtgaaacacctttttcttgttcaatctgtggtaaaggttttacacaaagtcaagatttgaaagtacacatgagaacacacactggtgaaaaacccttttcctgttcaaactgtggtaaag gttttacacttaGGCAAtctttgaaaacacacatgagaacacacgctggtAAAACaactttttcctgttcaacctgtggtaaaggttttaaacAAAGTCaagatttgaaagtacacatgagaacacacactggtgaaaaacctttttcctgttcaacctgtggtaaaggttttacacaaagtcaacatttgaaagtacacatgagaacacacactggtgtaaAACCattttcctgttcaacctgtggtaaaggttttacacaaagtcaacatatgaaagcacacgtgagaacacacactggtgtaaaacctttttcctgttcaacctgtggtaaaggttttacacaaagacaacatatgaaagcacacatgagagcacacacaggagagaaagtgttgagttgcagtgtgtgtggtgaaagattctcttataagtaccagtgtaagaaacacaagtgtgctggtgagaacagcagcagcaaatga
- the LOC133639728 gene encoding oocyte zinc finger protein XlCOF6-like isoform X1 — MDAIFKKHQVRRPAAPHIKEEEEDPQPTHIKEEEEEECVVWQEEDDVSKFPLTVVSVKTEEHEDKAPESSQLHHSPNVQQPPHMKEEEEDPQPPHMKEEEEGGCPVGQEEDDVSKFPLTVVSVKTEEHEDKAPESSQLHHSPNVCKEQLLPEKQESSFRMLEDPPKRKTRHHGPSGVFFSSLTQTLPCKKEEEDSLTPHIKEEEEEHSISQEGDHIEGLVEFPVTGVPVKSEDDEVKGEREEKREAEPPSSSSTQHMTTEGDGDHCGGSQADKMLAPLSDSEDTTSHSPDTDDEHSKDDKTCHTDNTHFTCSHCHKTFKYHSDLKTNTRRHTGEKTFICSICSKGFVESHKLKVHRKTHTGEKPFSCSICGKGFTQSQNLKKHTRTHTGETPFSCSICGKGFTQSQYLKIHMRAHTGEKPFSCSNCGKGFTQSQYLKVHMRRHTGEKPFSCSTCGKGFTHSQYLKVHKRAHAGEKPFSCSTCGKGFTQSQGLKRHMRTHTGEKPFSCSTCGKGFTQSQDVKVHMRTHTGEQPFSCSTCGKGFTQSQVLKLHMRTHTGEKPFSCSICGKGFTRSQYLKVHMKTHTGEKPFTCSICGKSFTRSQHLKVHMKTHTGEKPFTCSICGKSFTQSQNLKVHMRAHTGETPFSCSICGKGFTQSQDLKVHMRTHTGEKPFSCSNCGKGFTRSHCLKVHMRRHTGEKPFSCSICGKGFTLRQSLKTHMRTHAGKTTFSCSTCGKGFKQSQDLKVHMRTHTGEKPFSCSTCGKGFTQSQHLKVHMRTHTGVKPFSCSTCGKGFTQSQHMKAHVRTHTGVKPFSCSTCGKGFTQRQHMKAHMRAHTGEKVLSCSVCGERFSYKYQCKKHKCAGENSSSK, encoded by the exons acgtccagcagccccccacattaaagaggaagaggaggatccacagcccacccacattaaagaggaagaggaggaagagtgTGTTGTatggcaggaggaggatgatgtcagcaagtttccactgactgttgtctctgtgaagactgaagagcatgaagacaaagcacctgagtcctcacagcttcatcacagtccaa acgtccagcagcccccccacatgaaagaggaagaggaggatccacagcccccccacatgaaagaggaagaggagggagggtgtcctgtagggcaggaggaggatgatgtcagcaagtttccactgactgttgtctctgtgaagactgaagagcatgaagacaaagcacctgagtcctcacagcttcatcacagtccaa atgtCTGTAAAGAACAACTTCTGCCTGAAAAACAGGAGAGTAGCTTCAGGATGTTGGAGGATCCACCAAAGAGGAAGACCAGGCACCACGGACCCTCTGGTgtattcttttcctctttgacacagacccttccctgtaaaaaagaagaggaagactcactgaccccccacattaaagaggaagaggaggaacacagcatcagtcaggagggagatcatattgaaggactggtggagttcccagtgactggtgtccctgtgaagagtgaagatgatgaggtcaaaggtgagcgtgaggagaagagagaggcggagcctccaagcagcagctcaacacaacacatgacaacagaaggtgatggagaccactgtggaggatcacaagcagacaagatgttagctccactatcagatagtgaggacacaacgtcacactctcctgacactgatgatgaacactctaaagatgataagacatgtcacactgacaacactcacttcacatgttctcactgtcacaaaacttttaaataccatagTGATCTGAAAACAAACACAAGaagacacactggtgaaaaaacttttatctgttcaatctgtagtaaaggttttgtagaaagtcaCAAATTGAAAGTACACAGgaaaacacacactggtgaaaaacctttttcttgttcaatctgcggtaaaggttttacacagagtcaaaatttgaaaaaacacacgagaacacacactggtgaaacacctttttcttgttcaatctgtggtaaaggttttacacaaagtcaatatttgaaaatacacatgagagcacacactggtgaaaaacccttttcctgttcaaactgtggtaaaggttttacacaaagtcaatatttgaaagtacacatgagaagacacactggagaaaaacctttttcctgttcaacctgtggtaaaggttttacacatagTCAATATTTGAAAGTGCACAAGAGAGCGCAtgctggtgaaaaacctttttcctgttcaacctgtggtaaaggttttacacaaagtcaaggtttgaaaagacacatgagaacacacactggtgaaaaacccttttcctgttcaacctgtggtaaaggttttacacaaagtcaagatgtgaaagtacacatgagaacacacactggtgaacaacctttttcctgttcaacctgtggtaaaggttttacacaaagtcaagttttgaaattacacatgagaacacacactggtgaaaaacctttttcctgttcaatctgtggtaaaggttttacacgaagtcaatatttgaaagtacacatgaaaacacacactggtgaaaaaccttttacttgttcaatctgtggtaaaagttttacacgaagtcaacatttgaaagtacacatgaaaacacacactggtgaaaaaccttttacttgttcaatctgtggtaaaagttttacacaaagtcaaaatttgaaagtacacatgagagcacacactggtgaaacacctttttcttgttcaatctgtggtaaaggttttacacaaagtcaagatttgaaagtacacatgagaacacacactggtgaaaaacccttttcctgttcaaactgtggtaaaggttttacacgaaGTCActgtttgaaagtacacatgagaagacacactggagaaaaacctttttcctgttcaatctgtggtaaaggttttacacttaGGCAAtctttgaaaacacacatgagaacacacgctggtAAAACaactttttcctgttcaacctgtggtaaaggttttaaacAAAGTCaagatttgaaagtacacatgagaacacacactggtgaaaaacctttttcctgttcaacctgtggtaaaggttttacacaaagtcaacatttgaaagtacacatgagaacacacactggtgtaaAACCattttcctgttcaacctgtggtaaaggttttacacaaagtcaacatatgaaagcacacgtgagaacacacactggtgtaaaacctttttcctgttcaacctgtggtaaaggttttacacaaagacaacatatgaaagcacacatgagagcacacacaggagagaaagtgttgagttgcagtgtgtgtggtgaaagattctcttataagtaccagtgtaagaaacacaagtgtgctggtgagaacagcagcagcaaatga
- the LOC133639728 gene encoding oocyte zinc finger protein XlCOF6-like isoform X3: MGPDVQQPPHMKEEEEDPQPPHMKEEEEGGCPVGQEEDDVSKFPLTVVSVKTEEHEDKAPESSQLHHSPNVCKEQLLPEKQESSFRMLEDPPKRKTRHHGPSGVFFSSLTQTLPCKKEEEDSLTPHIKEEEEEHSISQEGDHIEGLVEFPVTGVPVKSEDDEVKGEREEKREAEPPSSSSTQHMTTEGDGDHCGGSQADKMLAPLSDSEDTTSHSPDTDDEHSKDDKTCHTDNTHFTCSHCHKTFKYHSDLKTNTRRHTGEKTFICSICSKGFVESHKLKVHRKTHTGEKPFSCSICGKGFTQSQNLKKHTRTHTGETPFSCSICGKGFTQSQYLKIHMRAHTGEKPFSCSNCGKGFTQSQYLKVHMRRHTGEKPFSCSTCGKGFTHSQYLKVHKRAHAGEKPFSCSTCGKGFTQSQGLKRHMRTHTGEKPFSCSTCGKGFTQSQDVKVHMRTHTGEQPFSCSTCGKGFTQSQVLKLHMRTHTGEKPFSCSICGKGFTRSQYLKVHMKTHTGEKPFTCSICGKSFTRSQHLKVHMKTHTGEKPFTCSICGKSFTQSQNLKVHMRAHTGETPFSCSICGKGFTQSQDLKVHMRTHTGEKPFSCSNCGKGFTRSHCLKVHMRRHTGEKPFSCSICGKGFTLRQSLKTHMRTHAGKTTFSCSTCGKGFKQSQDLKVHMRTHTGEKPFSCSTCGKGFTQSQHLKVHMRTHTGVKPFSCSTCGKGFTQSQHMKAHVRTHTGVKPFSCSTCGKGFTQRQHMKAHMRAHTGEKVLSCSVCGERFSYKYQCKKHKCAGENSSSK, encoded by the exons atgggtcctg acgtccagcagcccccccacatgaaagaggaagaggaggatccacagcccccccacatgaaagaggaagaggagggagggtgtcctgtagggcaggaggaggatgatgtcagcaagtttccactgactgttgtctctgtgaagactgaagagcatgaagacaaagcacctgagtcctcacagcttcatcacagtccaa atgtCTGTAAAGAACAACTTCTGCCTGAAAAACAGGAGAGTAGCTTCAGGATGTTGGAGGATCCACCAAAGAGGAAGACCAGGCACCACGGACCCTCTGGTgtattcttttcctctttgacacagacccttccctgtaaaaaagaagaggaagactcactgaccccccacattaaagaggaagaggaggaacacagcatcagtcaggagggagatcatattgaaggactggtggagttcccagtgactggtgtccctgtgaagagtgaagatgatgaggtcaaaggtgagcgtgaggagaagagagaggcggagcctccaagcagcagctcaacacaacacatgacaacagaaggtgatggagaccactgtggaggatcacaagcagacaagatgttagctccactatcagatagtgaggacacaacgtcacactctcctgacactgatgatgaacactctaaagatgataagacatgtcacactgacaacactcacttcacatgttctcactgtcacaaaacttttaaataccatagTGATCTGAAAACAAACACAAGaagacacactggtgaaaaaacttttatctgttcaatctgtagtaaaggttttgtagaaagtcaCAAATTGAAAGTACACAGgaaaacacacactggtgaaaaacctttttcttgttcaatctgcggtaaaggttttacacagagtcaaaatttgaaaaaacacacgagaacacacactggtgaaacacctttttcttgttcaatctgtggtaaaggttttacacaaagtcaatatttgaaaatacacatgagagcacacactggtgaaaaacccttttcctgttcaaactgtggtaaaggttttacacaaagtcaatatttgaaagtacacatgagaagacacactggagaaaaacctttttcctgttcaacctgtggtaaaggttttacacatagTCAATATTTGAAAGTGCACAAGAGAGCGCAtgctggtgaaaaacctttttcctgttcaacctgtggtaaaggttttacacaaagtcaaggtttgaaaagacacatgagaacacacactggtgaaaaacccttttcctgttcaacctgtggtaaaggttttacacaaagtcaagatgtgaaagtacacatgagaacacacactggtgaacaacctttttcctgttcaacctgtggtaaaggttttacacaaagtcaagttttgaaattacacatgagaacacacactggtgaaaaacctttttcctgttcaatctgtggtaaaggttttacacgaagtcaatatttgaaagtacacatgaaaacacacactggtgaaaaaccttttacttgttcaatctgtggtaaaagttttacacgaagtcaacatttgaaagtacacatgaaaacacacactggtgaaaaaccttttacttgttcaatctgtggtaaaagttttacacaaagtcaaaatttgaaagtacacatgagagcacacactggtgaaacacctttttcttgttcaatctgtggtaaaggttttacacaaagtcaagatttgaaagtacacatgagaacacacactggtgaaaaacccttttcctgttcaaactgtggtaaaggttttacacgaaGTCActgtttgaaagtacacatgagaagacacactggagaaaaacctttttcctgttcaatctgtggtaaaggttttacacttaGGCAAtctttgaaaacacacatgagaacacacgctggtAAAACaactttttcctgttcaacctgtggtaaaggttttaaacAAAGTCaagatttgaaagtacacatgagaacacacactggtgaaaaacctttttcctgttcaacctgtggtaaaggttttacacaaagtcaacatttgaaagtacacatgagaacacacactggtgtaaAACCattttcctgttcaacctgtggtaaaggttttacacaaagtcaacatatgaaagcacacgtgagaacacacactggtgtaaaacctttttcctgttcaacctgtggtaaaggttttacacaaagacaacatatgaaagcacacatgagagcacacacaggagagaaagtgttgagttgcagtgtgtgtggtgaaagattctcttataagtaccagtgtaagaaacacaagtgtgctggtgagaacagcagcagcaaatga